From one Sphingobacteriaceae bacterium genomic stretch:
- a CDS encoding SpoIIIAH-like family protein codes for MIVSARSPVRFIIFILVLALLMGYVLWKWSDLNRPGSPAGVTLPLLAQWAARSGAADTPDQNAATTPLTQPTAGSAAGEEYSLFVDGRLQRDQSRSLRMEVLREMLQDEEVSEEARRAAAEELMLLNRLAAQEADLENLLRAGGFADAVAFLYPEAGVVVVKAETLNQAQAARVAELTARVAGTPLEGISVMARPR; via the coding sequence ATGATCGTGTCGGCCCGATCGCCCGTCCGTTTCATCATCTTCATCCTGGTCCTGGCCCTCCTCATGGGCTACGTCCTGTGGAAGTGGTCGGACCTGAACCGGCCGGGCTCCCCCGCGGGGGTGACCCTGCCCCTCCTGGCCCAGTGGGCTGCCCGATCCGGGGCTGCCGACACCCCGGACCAGAACGCGGCAACGACCCCCTTGACCCAGCCCACCGCCGGCAGCGCCGCCGGTGAGGAGTACAGCCTCTTCGTCGACGGGCGCCTGCAGCGGGACCAGAGCCGCAGCCTGCGCATGGAAGTGCTGCGGGAGATGCTCCAGGACGAGGAAGTGTCCGAGGAGGCCCGGCGGGCCGCCGCAGAGGAGCTGATGCTGCTGAACCGGCTGGCCGCCCAGGAGGCCGACTTGGAAAACCTGCTGCGGGCCGGGGGCTTCGCCGATGCGGTGGCCTTCCTTTATCCCGAGGCGGGCGTCGTGGTGGTGAAGGCCGAGACCCTCAACCAGGCCCAGGCGGCCCGGGTGGCGGAATTGACGGCCCGGGTGGCGGGCACGCCCTTGGAAGGCATCAGCGTCATGGCCCGTCCCCGCTGA